A genome region from Akkermansiaceae bacterium includes the following:
- a CDS encoding L,D-transpeptidase, with protein MIVSVRDQKLLLLRDGKPVKSYSISTSKFGVGDTPNSNKTPLGKMKVAKKIGAGQPPGAVFKSRRPTGEVLKPNAPGRDPIVSRILWLTGTQSENRNAFRRYIYIHGTPEHSRLGSPASYGCIRMGCKDVVDLYNRVGTGADVYVIRGPLKKTASSQRTHTAAR; from the coding sequence ATGATCGTCAGCGTTCGCGACCAGAAGCTCCTGCTCCTGCGCGACGGCAAACCCGTCAAATCGTACAGTATCTCCACATCCAAGTTCGGTGTCGGCGACACCCCGAACTCCAACAAGACCCCGCTTGGGAAAATGAAGGTGGCGAAGAAAATCGGAGCCGGCCAACCGCCGGGAGCCGTTTTCAAAAGCCGCCGCCCCACCGGCGAGGTGCTCAAGCCTAACGCTCCTGGCCGGGATCCCATCGTCAGCCGCATCCTATGGCTGACCGGAACCCAATCGGAGAACCGCAACGCCTTCCGCCGCTACATCTACATCCACGGAACCCCCGAGCACAGCCGACTCGGCAGCCCGGCCTCCTACGGCTGCATCCGCATGGGCTGCAAGGATGTCGTGGACCTATACAACCGCGTCGGAACCGGCGCGGATGTCTATGTCATCCGCGGCCCGCTCAAGAAGACGGCTTCAAGCCAGCGCACCCACACTGCGGCTCGATGA
- the mntR gene encoding transcriptional regulator MntR translates to MDDYLEQILHLIEDKGYARAVDISSNLGISQASVTNMLRKLDLEGLVKHEKYRGTVLTEHGRRIAGAIVERHETLTRFLRLFGLEEETIYRDVEGMEHHVSRPTLEVIRAVADALEGSGDFLAEVKRRIRGDAAK, encoded by the coding sequence ATGGACGATTACCTCGAGCAGATCCTGCATCTGATCGAGGACAAGGGCTACGCGCGGGCGGTTGATATCTCATCGAATCTCGGGATCTCCCAGGCGAGCGTCACGAACATGCTCCGCAAGCTGGATCTCGAGGGGCTGGTGAAGCATGAGAAATACCGGGGCACCGTGCTGACCGAGCATGGTCGGAGGATCGCGGGTGCGATCGTCGAGAGACATGAGACCTTGACCCGCTTCCTGCGGCTCTTCGGGCTGGAGGAGGAAACGATCTACCGCGATGTCGAGGGCATGGAGCACCATGTTTCCCGGCCGACCCTGGAGGTGATTCGTGCGGTGGCGGATGCGCTGGAGGGCAGCGGCGATTTCCTCGCGGAGGTGAAGCGCAGGATACGGGGCGACGCCGCGAAGTGA
- a CDS encoding glycosyltransferase, producing the protein MDITSPLWYFAYVTVLIGLAGYGSHRLTIIFLYLKHARKKPLPLMTFADLPLVTIQLPVFNEMHVVDRLLDSVSRIDYPKDKMQIQLLDDSTDGTVGICRDGIARLVAQGFDAEHIHRTDRTGYKAGALENGTRFAKGEYLFILDADFVPNADVLKKTIHYFSDEKIGMIQTRWGHLNRTYNVLTRIQAMFLDGHLELEQTARNRSGRFFTFNGTAGIWRKSCIADAGGWEHDTLTEDMDLSYRAQLKGWRFIFLNDVETPAELPVDMDGFKSQQHRWTKGSIQVCKKVLPAIWRSDVPLFVKMEATAHLTSNFAYLLLICLCFLIYPNQHAQPDFGKLTYYIINIPIFFFASVSVILFYLTSQKALRPDTWWKEIPYLPLLLALGIGMSITNAKAVIEALCNHQTAFIRTPKYGIEQKNSDWKKSSYKAMKTLTPFVEFLFGCFFLFVVIEAAMHGRWSSAILLLPFPVGFFYTSTASMARMLPTFPSPAKSKTPAANHIDNN; encoded by the coding sequence ATGGACATCACATCTCCTCTCTGGTATTTCGCTTACGTCACGGTACTCATCGGCCTGGCAGGTTACGGCTCGCACCGCCTGACGATCATTTTCCTCTATCTGAAGCACGCCCGCAAGAAGCCCTTGCCCTTGATGACATTTGCCGACCTTCCGCTCGTCACAATCCAGCTGCCGGTCTTCAACGAGATGCATGTGGTTGACCGCCTGCTCGATTCCGTCTCCAGGATCGACTACCCAAAGGACAAGATGCAGATCCAGCTTCTGGACGATTCCACGGACGGGACGGTGGGAATCTGCCGGGATGGCATCGCACGGCTTGTGGCGCAGGGCTTTGATGCGGAACACATCCACCGCACCGACCGCACCGGCTACAAGGCCGGCGCACTGGAGAACGGCACCCGTTTTGCCAAAGGGGAATACCTCTTCATCCTCGACGCCGATTTCGTTCCGAATGCCGACGTCTTGAAGAAAACGATCCACTACTTCTCCGACGAGAAGATCGGTATGATCCAGACCCGCTGGGGGCACCTGAACCGCACCTACAACGTCCTCACCCGCATCCAGGCGATGTTCCTCGACGGCCACCTCGAGCTCGAGCAGACCGCCCGCAACCGTTCCGGCCGCTTCTTCACCTTCAACGGCACCGCCGGCATCTGGAGGAAATCCTGCATCGCGGACGCCGGCGGATGGGAGCACGACACCCTCACCGAGGACATGGATCTCAGCTACCGCGCCCAGCTCAAGGGCTGGAGGTTCATCTTCCTCAACGATGTCGAAACGCCCGCCGAACTGCCCGTCGATATGGACGGTTTCAAGAGCCAGCAGCACCGCTGGACAAAAGGCTCCATCCAGGTCTGCAAAAAGGTCCTGCCCGCCATCTGGCGCAGCGATGTGCCGCTTTTCGTGAAAATGGAGGCCACAGCCCACCTCACCTCGAACTTCGCCTACCTCCTCCTCATCTGCCTCTGCTTCCTGATCTATCCGAACCAGCATGCGCAGCCGGATTTCGGCAAGCTGACCTACTACATCATCAACATCCCGATCTTCTTCTTCGCTTCCGTGTCGGTGATCCTCTTCTACCTCACATCCCAGAAGGCTCTTCGCCCGGACACCTGGTGGAAGGAAATCCCCTACCTGCCGCTGCTCCTTGCGCTCGGCATCGGCATGTCCATCACCAACGCCAAGGCTGTCATAGAGGCGCTCTGCAACCACCAGACGGCATTCATACGCACCCCGAAATACGGGATCGAGCAGAAGAATTCCGATTGGAAGAAAAGCAGCTACAAGGCTATGAAAACCCTCACCCCTTTCGTGGAATTCCTCTTCGGCTGCTTCTTCCTGTTCGTTGTCATCGAGGCCGCAATGCACGGCCGGTGGTCGTCGGCAATCCTTTTGCTTCCATTCCCCGTAGGATTTTTCTACACTTCCACCGCTTCGATGGCACGCATGCTGCCTACCTTCCCAAGTCCCGCAAAATCCAAAACGCCAGCCGCCAACCATATAGACAACAACTGA
- a CDS encoding thioredoxin family protein translates to MRTVSILLALISSLASAKVTSVPALIPENANIAPGVPFTVALKLEHPDGWHSYYRNSGGVELPPKIEWDLPQGASADPIQWPVPEVKEGFSGKSFIYPGSPVFLVEITPPPSLSAGDVFTFGAKATWQICENSCIDEKATFALNLPVAAVASADPEQVQLFATARTKLVPDAAVDFKGSASSGRDNPDEMLLLLPGLAEAPSEFIPNEPYVNALSDGGKVSPADGGGFLLTLKRKKTDFLDEPIPQGNTVSGIVIAGLPVTVPETAITLPPPEPVAFSKLLPILGGMFLGGLILNLMPCVFPVIGLKIMGFVQQAGANRRSIALHGITFALGVLASFAVLSGILFAIRAAALKNGTELKGWGYQLQDPWVVVILLLLMFVLGLNMFGLFEIGTSATSVGGKLQSKTGHSGSFFSGVLATVVATPCSAPFLGAAIGAAMALPAVQFFSAFGAMAIGLATPYLTLSLFPQFVEKLPRPGAWMESFKQAMSFLLFATAAYLLWVYSGLIGQEHLLSPLLGLSLIAAGAWIYGRWNLPYKSGKVRSTALALTAVFAVTGVVMALPREHQKLWQPWSQETVDELLSEGTPVYIDFTAQWCLTCQVNKKVAYTDEVLALAKEKGIVFLKGDKTRPDAAIEAKLQELGRSAIPVNVLMIPGEEPIITPEVLTPGILKDLFGKAP, encoded by the coding sequence ATGCGCACCGTATCCATTCTCCTAGCCCTGATATCCAGCCTTGCGTCAGCGAAGGTGACTTCCGTTCCAGCACTGATCCCGGAGAACGCGAACATCGCCCCGGGGGTGCCATTCACCGTGGCACTGAAGCTGGAACATCCGGATGGGTGGCACAGTTACTACCGCAACAGCGGAGGCGTGGAGCTGCCCCCTAAGATCGAATGGGATTTGCCGCAGGGTGCCAGCGCCGACCCCATCCAATGGCCGGTGCCGGAGGTCAAGGAGGGATTCAGCGGGAAAAGTTTCATCTATCCAGGGTCGCCGGTTTTCCTGGTGGAGATCACCCCACCCCCCTCGCTTTCAGCCGGTGATGTTTTCACCTTCGGGGCGAAGGCGACTTGGCAGATCTGCGAAAACTCGTGCATCGATGAGAAAGCCACATTCGCGCTGAACCTTCCCGTCGCCGCAGTGGCGTCCGCCGATCCTGAACAGGTGCAGCTTTTCGCAACGGCGCGCACAAAGCTGGTGCCGGATGCAGCCGTTGATTTCAAGGGCTCCGCCAGCAGCGGCCGCGACAATCCGGACGAGATGCTTCTGCTGCTTCCCGGCCTCGCGGAGGCGCCTTCCGAGTTCATCCCCAACGAGCCTTATGTGAATGCCCTCAGCGATGGTGGGAAGGTCAGCCCTGCTGACGGCGGCGGATTCCTGCTGACCCTGAAGCGCAAGAAAACGGATTTCCTCGATGAACCCATACCTCAGGGCAACACTGTTTCCGGCATCGTCATCGCAGGCCTGCCAGTCACCGTCCCGGAAACCGCCATAACGCTACCACCTCCGGAGCCAGTCGCCTTTTCCAAGCTCCTGCCCATCCTCGGCGGGATGTTCCTCGGCGGATTGATCCTCAACCTCATGCCCTGCGTATTCCCGGTCATCGGGCTCAAGATCATGGGCTTCGTCCAGCAGGCCGGGGCAAACCGCCGTTCCATCGCGCTGCATGGGATCACATTCGCGCTCGGCGTGCTTGCCTCATTCGCCGTGCTCAGCGGAATCCTTTTCGCGATCCGTGCCGCAGCGCTGAAAAACGGCACGGAACTGAAAGGCTGGGGCTACCAACTGCAGGATCCCTGGGTGGTTGTGATCCTGCTCCTGCTCATGTTCGTGCTGGGGCTCAACATGTTCGGCCTGTTCGAGATCGGCACATCCGCCACCTCCGTCGGCGGTAAGCTGCAAAGCAAAACCGGCCACTCGGGTTCCTTTTTCTCCGGCGTCCTGGCCACCGTTGTCGCGACACCTTGCTCAGCCCCTTTCCTCGGGGCAGCGATAGGCGCCGCAATGGCGCTGCCCGCCGTGCAGTTCTTTTCGGCCTTCGGCGCAATGGCGATCGGCCTCGCAACCCCTTACCTAACGCTTTCCCTCTTCCCCCAGTTCGTGGAAAAGCTGCCCCGCCCCGGTGCATGGATGGAGTCCTTCAAGCAGGCGATGTCATTCCTCCTCTTCGCAACCGCCGCATACCTGCTCTGGGTCTACTCCGGCCTCATCGGGCAGGAACACCTCCTCTCACCCCTGCTCGGCCTCAGCCTGATCGCCGCCGGTGCATGGATCTACGGCCGTTGGAATCTCCCTTACAAATCAGGGAAAGTCCGTTCAACCGCCCTCGCCCTCACAGCCGTCTTCGCGGTCACCGGGGTTGTCATGGCGCTGCCCCGCGAGCATCAGAAACTTTGGCAGCCCTGGTCACAGGAAACGGTGGATGAACTCCTGTCTGAGGGCACACCAGTCTACATCGATTTCACCGCCCAGTGGTGCCTCACCTGCCAGGTGAACAAGAAGGTCGCCTACACGGACGAAGTGCTCGCCCTCGCAAAAGAGAAAGGCATCGTTTTCCTCAAGGGCGACAAGACCCGCCCGGATGCCGCCATCGAGGCAAAACTCCAGGAACTCGGCCGCTCCGCGATCCCGGTCAACGTCCTGATGATCCCGGGCGAAGAACCGATAATCACCCCCGAAGTGCTTACGCCCGGGATTTTGAAAGATCTGTTCGGAAAAGCCCCCTAG
- the rpsT gene encoding 30S ribosomal protein S20: MANHKSSIKRIRQTVVRTERNRAEKNRMKTVRKKAIAAIAAGNKEDAQKAASEFSSVVDKAAKRNLIHPNKAANLKSRTAKALAAIA; this comes from the coding sequence ATGGCCAACCACAAATCCTCCATCAAGCGCATCCGCCAGACCGTCGTGCGCACCGAGCGCAACCGTGCCGAGAAGAACCGCATGAAGACCGTCCGCAAGAAGGCGATCGCGGCCATCGCGGCAGGCAACAAGGAAGATGCCCAGAAAGCGGCTTCCGAGTTTTCTTCCGTCGTTGACAAGGCGGCCAAGCGCAACCTCATCCACCCGAACAAGGCAGCCAACCTCAAGAGCAGGACAGCAAAGGCTCTCGCGGCCATCGCCTGA
- the rseP gene encoding RIP metalloprotease RseP has product MTFLQATLNIALLIFVVVMLFNIIIFVHELGHFLAGKWRGLQIDRFQIWFGKPIWKKEINGVQYGLGWIPAGGFVALPQMAPMEAIEGGEKDRKPLPAITPMDKIIVAFAGPLFSILLALAAAVVVWGVGKPKDFVPSTTIGFVLDGSPAEKAGIQPGDEIIAVNGEPVNGFAGSLQSITERIVLSSGDKIEFTVRRSGVEEPLTLTSGFDTPDSKWFQRSGLRQVGLAPAGPALIGDVVKGSPADKAGLEKGDVIVSVDGKQLYSDIQLAQYLKDSGYKKVTLGVERALGLVVPIELTPEAPLKPKGRDPMIGVIWDQTGDVDVRIVHPNPLTQVMDSLKMMWVTITSVADPQSSIGVDHLSGPVGIGQMLYSLLQTENGWRRIIGFMVLFNVNLAVLNMLPFPVLDGGHITLALLEKVCGRPVQMKTLEIIQTVCALALISLMLYVTSKDIGDKLGRGGGQGDEEILFAE; this is encoded by the coding sequence ATGACCTTTCTCCAAGCCACCCTGAACATCGCGCTACTGATCTTCGTCGTCGTGATGCTTTTCAACATCATCATCTTCGTCCACGAACTCGGCCACTTCCTTGCCGGGAAATGGCGCGGGCTCCAGATCGACCGATTCCAGATCTGGTTCGGAAAACCCATTTGGAAAAAAGAAATCAACGGCGTACAATACGGCCTCGGCTGGATCCCGGCGGGCGGCTTCGTCGCGCTGCCGCAAATGGCACCAATGGAGGCCATCGAGGGTGGTGAGAAGGATCGCAAGCCGCTCCCGGCCATCACCCCGATGGACAAGATCATCGTCGCCTTCGCCGGCCCGCTGTTCTCCATCCTGTTGGCGCTCGCGGCGGCGGTCGTGGTGTGGGGCGTCGGGAAACCGAAGGATTTCGTGCCGAGCACCACGATCGGATTCGTCCTCGACGGAAGCCCTGCGGAAAAGGCCGGAATCCAGCCCGGCGATGAGATCATCGCGGTGAACGGCGAACCCGTGAACGGATTTGCGGGCTCCCTGCAGAGCATCACCGAGCGCATCGTTCTGAGCAGCGGCGACAAGATCGAGTTCACTGTAAGGCGTTCGGGCGTGGAGGAACCGCTCACGCTCACCAGCGGTTTCGACACGCCGGACAGCAAGTGGTTCCAGCGCAGCGGCCTGCGGCAAGTGGGGCTCGCTCCGGCGGGACCCGCCCTGATCGGCGATGTGGTGAAAGGCAGCCCTGCGGACAAGGCCGGCCTGGAGAAGGGAGACGTAATCGTTTCCGTGGACGGCAAGCAGCTTTATAGCGATATCCAGCTTGCACAATACCTCAAGGATAGCGGATATAAGAAAGTAACCCTCGGCGTGGAGAGGGCGCTCGGACTGGTGGTTCCGATCGAGCTGACCCCAGAGGCACCGCTGAAACCGAAGGGGAGGGATCCGATGATCGGAGTGATCTGGGATCAGACAGGGGATGTGGATGTCCGCATCGTCCACCCAAACCCATTGACCCAGGTGATGGACAGCCTGAAAATGATGTGGGTGACGATCACCAGCGTCGCCGACCCGCAATCGAGCATCGGGGTCGATCACCTGAGCGGCCCGGTGGGCATCGGACAGATGCTTTATTCGCTGCTGCAGACGGAAAACGGCTGGCGGCGCATCATCGGTTTCATGGTTCTTTTCAACGTCAACCTCGCTGTGCTCAACATGCTGCCCTTTCCCGTGCTTGACGGCGGGCACATCACCCTGGCGCTGCTTGAAAAGGTCTGCGGTAGGCCGGTGCAGATGAAGACGTTGGAAATCATCCAAACGGTCTGTGCCCTCGCACTCATTTCCCTGATGCTCTACGTCACCAGCAAGGATATCGGCGACAAGCTCGGCAGGGGTGGGGGGCAAGGCGATGAAGAAATCCTTTTCGCGGAATGA
- the recG gene encoding ATP-dependent DNA helicase RecG, with protein MISGQDPLSSLRFLSGKEIQALEFANIAKVAELLGHFPKRYEDRRQFDRFPNQATAKPVCLTGGVIDSGTKGFGKTRFYEAIVMDGGGGVFGSGKITCRWFNMPFMSKVIATGQQVIAYGKVKEQGGRLIIDHPEIEVIRDDEEAETIHLNRIVPIYRNISGINQRRLREIIHMAADSIRHADDFPFPVSQTDRKADLLETHFPTSAESAMAARRRFALEDFFRLQLNVVWQRTRHRSHAGRILGKKTTLLKAFHNSLPFDLTDAQKRSIREIIADMREPRPMNRLLQGDVGAGKTFVAMAAMLLAIDSGADAALMAPTQILAEQHSITFRKWLEPLGVEVVLRTGNVRGEKNSTLRPTLFIGTHALLYDENLFTDLGLVVIDEQHKFGVVQRAALIRQGTLPDVLVMTATPIPRTLTMTIYGDLDVSLLDEKPAGRGKIITALRTKPKQKDITDFVKAQLAEGRQAYLVYPLVEESESVKAESATEAFPKWQKRLGAENVGLIHGKLRPDEKESVMEDFRNGKLKALVATTVIEVGVDVPNANLLILHNAERFGLAQIHQLRGRIGRGEHKSYCILLTDSKLPEALAKLSVLEKTSDGFEIAEADLEIRGPGDVLGTAQSGLSDLRFADFITDTALIREARSLADKVFSEDPNLSATHAKLLPYVRKDCDMHATDS; from the coding sequence GTGATCTCCGGCCAAGACCCGCTCTCTTCCCTCCGCTTCCTGTCGGGGAAAGAGATCCAAGCGCTCGAATTCGCCAACATCGCCAAGGTCGCGGAGCTCCTCGGCCATTTCCCGAAACGCTACGAGGACAGGCGGCAGTTCGACCGCTTCCCCAACCAGGCCACCGCGAAACCTGTCTGCCTCACGGGCGGGGTGATCGATTCCGGCACCAAGGGCTTCGGCAAAACCCGTTTCTACGAGGCGATCGTGATGGATGGCGGTGGCGGAGTCTTCGGCTCCGGGAAAATCACCTGCCGCTGGTTCAACATGCCCTTCATGTCCAAGGTCATCGCCACCGGCCAGCAGGTCATCGCCTACGGGAAAGTCAAGGAACAGGGCGGCCGCCTCATCATCGACCACCCTGAGATCGAGGTCATCCGGGATGACGAGGAGGCGGAAACCATCCACCTCAACCGCATCGTCCCGATCTACAGAAATATCTCCGGGATCAACCAGCGCCGCCTGCGCGAGATCATCCACATGGCGGCGGACAGCATCCGCCATGCCGATGATTTCCCCTTCCCTGTTTCCCAAACCGACAGGAAAGCCGATCTCCTCGAAACCCATTTCCCCACATCCGCCGAATCCGCGATGGCCGCCCGCCGCCGTTTCGCGCTCGAGGATTTTTTCCGCCTCCAGCTCAACGTCGTCTGGCAGCGGACCCGACACCGCTCCCACGCGGGCCGCATCCTCGGGAAAAAGACCACACTCCTCAAAGCGTTCCACAACTCCCTGCCCTTCGATCTAACCGATGCCCAGAAACGTTCCATCAGGGAAATCATCGCCGACATGCGCGAGCCCCGCCCCATGAACCGCCTGCTCCAGGGCGATGTCGGTGCGGGGAAAACCTTCGTCGCCATGGCCGCCATGCTGTTGGCCATTGATTCCGGCGCGGATGCGGCGCTGATGGCACCCACGCAGATCCTTGCGGAGCAGCATTCCATTACGTTCAGGAAATGGCTGGAGCCCCTGGGTGTGGAAGTCGTGCTCCGCACCGGCAATGTGAGGGGCGAAAAAAATTCGACCCTCCGCCCGACCCTTTTCATCGGTACGCATGCCCTGCTCTACGATGAAAATCTCTTCACCGACCTCGGCCTCGTCGTCATCGACGAGCAGCATAAGTTCGGCGTCGTACAGCGCGCCGCCCTCATCCGCCAAGGCACACTTCCGGATGTCCTGGTCATGACCGCCACGCCCATCCCCCGCACACTGACCATGACGATTTACGGCGACCTAGATGTCTCGCTCTTGGATGAGAAGCCCGCCGGGCGCGGGAAAATCATCACCGCCCTCCGCACCAAGCCCAAGCAGAAGGACATCACGGATTTCGTAAAAGCCCAGCTCGCCGAGGGCAGGCAGGCATACCTGGTCTATCCGCTCGTCGAGGAAAGTGAATCCGTGAAAGCCGAGTCAGCCACCGAAGCTTTCCCCAAATGGCAGAAACGGCTCGGCGCGGAGAACGTCGGCCTCATCCATGGCAAGCTGCGCCCGGACGAAAAGGAATCGGTCATGGAGGATTTCCGCAACGGGAAACTCAAGGCCCTTGTCGCCACCACTGTCATCGAGGTCGGCGTGGATGTGCCGAACGCGAACCTCCTCATCCTACACAATGCCGAGCGCTTCGGCCTCGCCCAGATCCACCAGCTGCGCGGCCGCATCGGGCGCGGCGAACACAAGTCCTACTGCATCCTGCTCACGGACTCGAAGCTCCCCGAAGCCCTCGCGAAGCTCTCCGTGCTGGAAAAAACCTCAGACGGATTCGAGATCGCGGAGGCGGATCTGGAGATCCGCGGTCCCGGCGATGTGCTCGGCACCGCCCAGTCCGGCCTCTCCGACCTCCGCTTCGCGGATTTCATCACCGACACCGCCCTCATCCGCGAAGCCCGCTCGCTGGCAGACAAGGTGTTTTCCGAAGATCCCAACCTATCGGCAACCCACGCCAAGCTCCTCCCCTATGTCAGGAAGGATTGCGACATGCACGCCACGGACAGCTGA
- a CDS encoding DUF2867 domain-containing protein, whose translation MKILLTGANGYIGLRLLPALLDAGHTVIGLVRDKGRFPMAQFTPFMDDGRLQLLEGDMLKPETLPDLPDGMAAAYYLLHSMGAGDGFEERENACAQNFLQWVSFRPCQRIIYLGGLVPEGGLSDHLESRENVNRVLRSGAIPVTTLRASIIVGSGSASFEIVRDLVEKLPVMITPKWTKTRCQPVAIRNVIAYLTGCLESGGTIGEELDIGGPEVLTYRELLGQYAEARGLKRLVIPVPLLTPRLSAHWLHFVTSTTMPLAKSLIGSLSNETICRDNRILGMIPQERLTYKQAIAMAFARIAQNRVPSSWIDSLSSGRLNPEFLRAIKVPEHGVLRDRQEIALGADRDEVIRSVWAIGGKNGWPSMNWAWRVRGIMDRMVGGIGVRRGRRHPDELFPGDALDFWRVVLADKGGAASPARLILSAEMRLPGEAWLDFEITGGKLIQTATFRPRGLLGRAYWYAVLPFHFLLFPRMAAKLASGLTKRQGSP comes from the coding sequence TTGAAGATCCTCCTAACAGGTGCGAACGGCTACATCGGATTGAGGCTCTTGCCCGCACTCCTTGATGCGGGGCACACGGTGATCGGCTTGGTTCGGGACAAGGGCAGGTTTCCCATGGCCCAGTTCACGCCCTTCATGGACGATGGGCGCCTGCAACTTCTCGAAGGGGACATGCTGAAGCCGGAAACGCTGCCCGACCTCCCCGACGGCATGGCGGCCGCGTATTACCTGCTCCACTCGATGGGTGCCGGCGATGGCTTTGAGGAAAGGGAAAACGCCTGTGCGCAAAATTTCCTCCAATGGGTGTCGTTCCGCCCTTGCCAGCGCATCATCTACCTCGGCGGACTCGTTCCCGAGGGCGGGCTTTCGGATCATTTGGAATCGCGTGAAAACGTGAACCGTGTCCTGCGCTCGGGAGCCATACCGGTCACCACCTTACGGGCTTCGATCATCGTGGGTTCCGGCTCGGCATCGTTCGAGATCGTCCGCGACCTGGTGGAAAAACTGCCAGTCATGATCACTCCGAAGTGGACGAAAACGAGGTGCCAGCCAGTGGCGATACGCAACGTAATCGCTTACCTGACAGGTTGTTTGGAAAGCGGGGGGACGATCGGCGAGGAGTTGGATATCGGCGGCCCGGAAGTTCTGACCTACCGCGAACTGCTGGGGCAATACGCGGAAGCGCGCGGGCTGAAACGCTTGGTGATTCCCGTGCCGCTACTAACTCCCCGGCTCTCAGCCCACTGGCTGCATTTCGTGACATCGACCACCATGCCACTGGCGAAATCCCTCATCGGATCGCTGTCCAACGAGACCATCTGCCGGGACAACCGCATCCTCGGGATGATCCCCCAGGAGAGGCTCACCTACAAACAGGCGATCGCCATGGCATTTGCGAGGATCGCACAGAACCGCGTGCCTTCATCCTGGATCGATTCGCTTTCCTCGGGGCGGCTCAACCCGGAATTCCTCCGTGCGATCAAGGTGCCGGAGCATGGCGTGCTGCGGGACAGGCAGGAAATCGCACTGGGGGCGGATCGCGATGAGGTGATTCGCTCGGTATGGGCGATCGGCGGGAAAAACGGCTGGCCGTCCATGAACTGGGCGTGGCGGGTGCGCGGCATCATGGATCGGATGGTCGGCGGGATCGGCGTCCGGCGCGGAAGGCGGCACCCCGATGAGCTCTTTCCGGGCGATGCGCTCGATTTCTGGCGAGTCGTTCTCGCGGACAAGGGAGGTGCTGCAAGCCCGGCTCGCCTCATCCTTTCCGCGGAAATGAGGCTTCCCGGGGAGGCGTGGCTGGATTTCGAAATCACCGGGGGAAAACTCATCCAGACCGCGACATTCCGCCCCCGGGGATTGCTCGGGCGGGCCTACTGGTATGCCGTCCTTCCATTTCATTTCCTGCTGTTTCCAAGGATGGCCGCCAAGCTGGCTTCAGGCCTGACGAAACGTCAAGGATCGCCGTGA
- a CDS encoding DUF5069 domain-containing protein, producing the protein MQKPYPVIIPGLRSPYDQVGGIVYFGRMLDKIRLNAEGKLPEDWAAMVGPGHAGSFDSRCCLFLHIAYDDLVAETLKGASDEELLELAFSKGRKPTPEEIEVWNAFMTKRGWRDAASQRVKERLKEIGLEPGTVDTMFDFIDLDEGRR; encoded by the coding sequence ATGCAAAAACCATATCCGGTGATCATCCCAGGACTCCGCAGCCCCTACGATCAGGTGGGTGGCATCGTGTATTTCGGGCGAATGCTCGACAAGATCCGCCTCAACGCGGAAGGCAAGCTCCCCGAGGATTGGGCCGCAATGGTCGGGCCGGGACATGCGGGCAGCTTCGATTCCCGCTGCTGCCTGTTTCTTCACATCGCATATGATGATCTCGTGGCGGAAACGCTGAAAGGCGCGAGCGATGAGGAGCTTCTCGAACTGGCGTTTTCAAAAGGAAGAAAACCGACCCCCGAGGAGATCGAGGTCTGGAATGCCTTCATGACCAAGCGCGGATGGCGCGATGCCGCTTCCCAACGGGTGAAGGAGCGGCTCAAGGAAATCGGGCTCGAGCCGGGAACCGTGGACACCATGTTCGATTTCATCGACCTCGACGAAGGTCGTCGCTAG
- the raiA gene encoding ribosome-associated translation inhibitor RaiA: protein MQTANVNLPITVTVRHETVTDSLREYARKKIEGLHLDYPKIIEAKAILDVQKNRHIAEIILFCTNHITIEAHTEGRDMYVALDETIEKIARRMRKHKTRLLKKSRPHRNESIRYLEERHFNEDAMDHPEESVEDPEPFIVFPDKYAVKTMFKEDAIMELELSDRPFVLYKSARRDCLTIIYRRKDGEYAAMDVPG from the coding sequence ATGCAAACTGCAAACGTCAATCTGCCCATCACCGTGACGGTGAGGCACGAAACCGTGACCGATTCCCTCCGTGAATATGCCAGGAAAAAAATCGAGGGATTGCACCTCGATTATCCGAAAATCATCGAGGCGAAGGCGATCCTGGACGTCCAGAAAAACCGGCACATCGCCGAGATCATCCTTTTTTGCACGAACCACATCACCATCGAGGCGCACACCGAGGGTAGGGACATGTATGTCGCCCTGGACGAGACGATTGAAAAAATCGCCCGCCGCATGAGGAAGCACAAGACCCGGCTCCTCAAGAAAAGCCGGCCGCATCGCAACGAGTCGATCCGCTACCTGGAGGAGAGGCATTTCAATGAGGATGCGATGGATCACCCGGAGGAGTCCGTGGAGGATCCCGAGCCGTTCATCGTTTTCCCGGACAAGTATGCGGTGAAGACGATGTTCAAGGAGGATGCGATCATGGAACTGGAGCTCTCCGACCGCCCCTTCGTTCTCTACAAGAGCGCGCGCCGCGACTGCCTCACGATCATCTACCGCAGAAAGGACGGCGAGTATGCCGCGATGGATGTTCCCGGCTGA